A single window of Sphaerodactylus townsendi isolate TG3544 linkage group LG03, MPM_Stown_v2.3, whole genome shotgun sequence DNA harbors:
- the GALK1 gene encoding galactokinase, translating to MEGLKDSDLSSLLATARRVYKEAFGGMDPKIAVSAPGRVNLIGEHTDYNQGFVLPMALQMGTVIVGSPRQDGIICIITTAEEAEEPRKVQFPVPGEGGALKPGEPRWANYIKGVIQHYRAAPLPGFNVVITNNVPLGGGLSSSASLEVATYTFLQQLCPDDGDPVAKALACQKAEHTFAMMPCGIMDQFISVMGKEGHALLIDCRSLETRLVPLTDPNLVVLITNSNIRHTLTGSEYPTRRRQCEEAAKVLGKASLREASMSDLEASKALLSEEVYRRARHVIGEIERTAKAAEVLQSRDYKRFGQLMVESHNSLRNDYEVSCAELDELVAAALEVPGVYGSRMTGGGFGGCTVTLLESSATEEVVRHIKEKFSRTATFYCTKASSGTKVHPLL from the exons ATGGAAGGGCTCAAGGACTCCGACCTGTCATCGCTCCTGGCGACCGCCCGCCGGGTGTATAAGGAGGCTTTTGGAGGAATGGATCCTAAGATCGCTGTGTCAGCGCCCGGAAGAGTGAACTTGATCGGGGAACACACCGATTACAACCAGGGTTTCGTGCTGCCGATG GCCTTGCAGATGGGAACCGTGATAGTTGGGAGTCCAAGACAAGATGGAATAATATGCATCATCACAACAGCTGAAGAAGCTGAAGAGCCCAGAAAAGTTCAGTTTCCAGTTCCAGGAGAAGGTGGTGCCTTGAAACCAGGAGAACCTCGATGGGCAAATTACATCAAGGGGGTGATCCAGCATTATAGGG CGGCCCCCCTGCCTGGCTTTAATGTAGTCATAACCAATAATGTTCCACTGGGTGGTGGTCTCTCAAGTTCAGCGTCCTTGGAGGTGGCTACCTATACATTTCTGCAGCAGCTTTGTCCAG ATGATGGGGATCCAGTAGCTAAGGCACTGGCATGCCAGAAAGCGGAGCACACCTTTGCAATGATGCCTTGTGGGATCATGGACCAGTTCATTTCTGTGATGGGGAAGGAGGGCCATGCTTTGCTGATAGACTGCAG GTCACTAGAGACTCGATTGGTTCCTTTGACTGATCCAAACTTAGTTGTTCTTATCACCAATTCCAATATACGGCACACCTTGACTGGCAGCGAATACCCCACGCGTCGGCGCCAGTGTGAAGAGGCAGCAAAGGTGCTTGGCAAGGCAAGTCTGAGAGAAGCCAGCATGTCTGACTTAGAGG CTTCTAAAGCCCTGCTGAGTGAGGAGGTATACAGGAGAGCCAGACACGTGATTGGAGAGATCGAACGCACTGCCAAGGCAGCTGAGGTGCTGCAGTCCAGGGATTACAAGAGATTTGGGCAACTGATGGTGGAGAGCCACAATTCTTTGCG GAATGATTATGAAGTCAGTTGTGCAGAACTGGATGAGCTGGTAGCAGCTGCTTTAGAGGTCCCTGGTGTTTACGGCAGCCGAATGACTGGTGGTGGTTTTGGAGGTTGTACTGTTACTCTGCTTGAATCCAGTGCAACAGAGGAAGTTGTCAGACACATTAAG gagaaattcagcaggaCCGCAACCTTCTATTGCACAAAAGCTTCCAGTGGCACCAAAGTACACCCTCTTCTTTGA